A window of Hyperolius riggenbachi isolate aHypRig1 chromosome 1, aHypRig1.pri, whole genome shotgun sequence contains these coding sequences:
- the LOC137546916 gene encoding uncharacterized protein produces MASVLHKPMASAHCPGRIQNRVRNVTSPKILCHSSAIRTYKTTSPSGRSKILASQKGNSGGPLMSKGSGVLLSSISCSKVTRRLSLHSQLKRSKQVSKVQEVQNEQHYFCDSSFTEGQFPCISGSERCVPAYSHSSLLSAIPQICSPVGRKEIKISLAEKGHGHIGSLNSLIPGSSVGPAPLKGITSVDSKELEQEIKFPRQGGDDSSQYQGILDVVANQEASIRGSSLELSISDDDNDGCQCVGMGGPHGLSTSSGSVVRPDEIKLLQQQGARSSMAGLTVFQQPDPGPSCSNKIRQQQCGGLCEPSRRNKESPAVVPIGSHSQMGGSKSGIVEGSPLERDLKSPGRLVESESFGSERMVSQSSDSSGNYISLGMSGDRLIRKEGECQVSEVLFPPPERQSLGSGRLLSELGLPFDVCVSSNTAVIQGFEQDYTGPSTSYSDCAILAKETLVHVTSSLEGIRTNQSSSSSGASVSGAILSSKSGASASYGLEPEWGLLKARGFSDELAGTLIQSRKKVTRQIYQKTWKIFNEWCVERSMVNNSLTSVLEFLQSGFQKGLSTSTLKVQTSALSVFLERRLAQEELVIRFFEALKRIKPVVRTRIPPWDLNIVLQGLCKPPFEPLEQASDKFLSLKTSFLLAITTARRLGELQALSIKEPYCVVSEDRITLRLDIAFLPKVVSKFHRSQELFIPSFCDNPANDKERTLHCLDVRRCLLQYLERTKSWRKTEAMFVIFSGNARGSKASKPTLARWIKQAITEAYQIQGRQLSFPVKAHSTRAVSTSWAERAGASIEQICRAATWSSQNTFVKHYRLNVLANSDLSFGRKVLQAVVPP; encoded by the exons ATGGCATCAGTACTTCACAAACCCATGGCTTCTGCACATTGTCCTGGAAGGATACAAAATAGAGTTCGAAATGTTACCTCCCCAAAGATTCTTTGTCACTCCTCTGCCATTAGGACATACAAAACAACTAGCCCTTCAGGACGAAGTAAAATCCTTGCTTCTCAAAAGGGTAATTCGGGAGGTCCCCTCATGTCAAAGGGGTCGGGGGTTTTACTCTCCAGTATTTCTTGTTCCAAAGTCACAAGGAGGCTTTCGCTTCATTCTCAACTTAAAAGGTCTAAACAAGTCAGTAAAGTACAGGAAGTTCAGAATGAACAACATTATTTCTGTGATTCATCTtttacagaaggacagtttcCTTGCATCTCTGGATCTGAAAGATGCGTACCTGCATATtcccattcatctctcctctcagcAATTCCTCAGATTTGCAGTCCAGTTGGACGGAAag aaaTCAAGATCAGTCTCGCTGAGAAGGGCCATGGCCACATTGGGTCACTTAACAGCCTCATTCCCGGCAGTTCAGTGGGGCCAGCTCCACTCAAGGGAATTACAAGTGTGGATTCTAAAGAACTGGAACAGGAGATCAAGTTCCCTAGACAGGGCGGTGATGATTCCTCACAGTATCAAGGTATCCTTGATGTGGTGGCAAATCAAGAAGCATCTATCCGTGGGTCGTCTCTGGAATTATCCATCTCAGACGACGATAACGACGGATGCCAGTGCGTGGGGATGGGGGGCCCACATGGACTTTCGACCAGCTCAGGGTCAGTGGTCAGACCAGATGAAATCAAGCTCCTCCAACAGCAGGGAGCTCGAAGCAGTATGGCAGGCCTTACAGTTTTTCAGCAGCCAGATCCAGGGCCATCATGTTCTAATAAGATCAGACAACAGCAGTGTGGTGGCTTATGTGAACCGTCAAGGAGGAACAAGGAGTCACCTGCTGTGGTGCCAATCGGGTCGCATTCTCAGATGGGCGGAAGCAAATCTGGAATCGTTGAGGGCAGTCCACTTGAAAGGGACCTCAAATCACCTGGCAGACTTGTTGAGTCGGAAAGCTTTGGATCAGAACGAATGGTCAGTCAATCCTCAGATTCTTCTGGAAATTACATCTCATTGGGGATGTCCGGAGATAGACTTATTCGCAAGGAAGGAGAATGCCAGGTGTCGGAAGTTCTGTTCCCTCCACCCGAAAGACAATCCTTGGGCAGTGGACGCCTTCTCAGTGAATTGGGGCTTCCATTTGATGTATGCGTTTCCTCCAATACCGCTGTTATCCAGGGTTTTGAACAAGATTATACAGGACCAAGCACGAGTTATTCTGATTGCGCCATTCTGGCCAAAGAGACCCTGGTTCACGTTACTTCAAGCCTTGAGGGTATCAGAACCAATCAATCTTCCTCCTCATCCGGAGCTTCTGTCTCAGGGGCCATTCTTTCATCAAAATCCGGAGCTTCTGCATCTTACGGCTTGGAACCTGAATGGGGATTGTTAAAGGCAAGAGGTTTCTCAGATGAATTGGCTGGCACTTTAATCCAGAGTAGGAAGAAGGTGACTCGTCAGATCTATCAAAAAACCTGGAAGATCTTTAATGAGTGGTGTGTTGAGAGATCAATGGTCAACAATTCCCTGACTTCAGTCCTGGAATTTTTACAATCTGGGTTCCAGAAGGGGCTCAGTACCAGCACCCTAAAAGTCCAGACGTCTGCTCTGAGCGTTTTCCTGGAGAGAAGATTAGCCCAGGAGGAGTTGGTTATACGTTTCTTTGAGGCATTAAAGAGAATTAAGCCTGTGGTGAGAACAAGGATACCTCCTTGGGACTTGAATATTGTGTTGCAAGGTTTATGTAAACCTCCATTTGAACCTTTAGAACAAGCTTCTGATAAGTTTTTATCCTTAAAGACATCATTCCTCTTGGCAATCACAACCGCAAGAAGATTGGGAGAGTTGCAGGCCCTATCCATAAAAGAGCCGTATTGTGTGGTCTCAGAGGATAGGATCACCCTACGATTGGACATTGCTTTTTTGCCTAAAGTAGTATCTAAGTTTCACAGATCGCAAGAATTGTTCATTCCTTCCTTTTGTGATAATCCAGCGAATGACAAAGAAAGGACGCTTCATTGTTTAGATGTTCGAAGATGCTTGCTTCAATACCTGGAAAGGACTAAATCCTGGAGGAAGACCGAAGCAATGTTTGTAATCTTCTCAGGGAATGCCAGGGGAAGTAAAGCTTCTAAACCAACACTTGCAAGATGGATCAAACAAGCGATTACTGAAGCTTATCAAATACAGGGCAGGCAGCTGTCCTTCCCAGTAAAAGCACATTCCACGAGAGCTGTATCAacttcatgggcagagagggcaggagcctCGATAGAGCAGATATGCAGGGCAGCAACCTGGTCCAGCCAGAACACGTTCGTGAAGCACTATAGGCTTAATGTTTTGGCTAATTCTGACCTATCCTTTGGCAGAAAAGTTCTGcaggctgtagtccctccctGA